From a region of the Calliphora vicina chromosome 4, idCalVici1.1, whole genome shotgun sequence genome:
- the LOC135956798 gene encoding uncharacterized protein LOC135956798, which produces MDNPLNTLLINIVNYFVESSKENEIENYRKMSTLIRIHNEKLVQCGDVSFPSKTEIWLNYFPEANRQLNEAAFQLSDTEDEKSEQEKCKFLEAAKEWPFPVAKLLVRQERIHLHLHRSVIVGRLVPEVLKSENYGQLLKAANKKVYLNSLPENLSEEDLSFYRSKLMYNVLQKLLRYSRWSQVDRQGEEHLDNNSFTELQVESVASKINKNDCGVIIKCGLVTDPSNNGKRCQLPTKEYLSIRSNDMTLMALHKYGIRVKQDARFCALMERLGSAAATVDLLEVKHTSPVQIIRNGQGSTKGASFILYNSARLETILRTFQERIDEGDYDPLPPIDSIQWELLNEEEEWQLVYAYLAGFPNLIDRCLEQLERGLCSTHLIIHFLHGLVAIFSVYYRRIRILTEKRDHLMPYVYARIYLIKAVREVLNKTLALLDIEPVEFM; this is translated from the exons ATGGATAATCCTTTAAAtactttgttaataaatatagtTAACTACTTTGTGGAGTCAtcaaaagaaaatgaaattgaaaattatcgtAAAATGTCAACTTTAATAAGAATTCATAACGAAAAATTAGTCCAGTGTGGAGATGTGAGTTTTCCCAGTAAAACTGAAATATGGCTCAACTACTTTCCAGAAGCCAATAGACAATTGAATGAAGCAGCATTTCAACTATCAGATACCGAAGATGAAAAATCAGAACAAGAGAAATGTAAGTTTTTGGAGGCAGCCAAGGAATGGCCCTTTCCCGTGGCTAAATTGTTGGTGAGGCAGGAAAGAATTCATCTCCATTTGCATAGGAGTGTAATTGTTGGCCGTCTAGTACCTGAAGTTTTAAAAAGTGAGAATTATGGTCAGTTACTAAAAGCTGCCAAtaagaaagtttatttaaattcccTGCCGGAGAATTTGAGTGAAGAGGATTTATCGTTCTATAGAAGCAAATTAATGTACAATGTGTTACAAAAGCTATTAAGGTACTCTAGGTGGAGTCAAGTGGATAGGCAGGGTGAGGAGCATTTAGACAACAATTCCTTTACAGAGCTGCAAGTTGAAAGTGTAGcatctaaaattaataaaaacgaTTGTGGGGTAATTATCAAATGTGGTTTAGTAACAGATCCCTCCAACAATGGCAAACGCTGCCAGTTGCCTACTAAAGAATATTTAAG CATTCGTTCGAATGACATGACTTTAATGGCTTTGCATAAATATGGCATTCGAGTCAAGCAGGATGCTCGCTTTTGTGCCTTAATGGAACGTCTTGGTTCCGCCGCTGCCACCGTAGATCTATTGGAAGTTAAACATACTAGTCCCGTGCAAATTATACGCAATGGCCAAGGCAGCACTAAGGGTGcttcatttattttgtataactcGGCAAGATTGGagacaattttaagaacttTCCAAGAACGTATAGATGAAGGCGATTACGATCCATTACCACCAATTGATAGTATCCAATGGGAGTTGCTGAATGAAGAG gaaGAATGGCAATTAGTTTATGCCTATTTGGCTGGCTTTCCTAATCTAATTGATCGTTGTCTGGAACAACTAGAACGAGGTTTATGCTCCACCCATTTAATCATACATTTTCTGCATGGCCTGGTCGCCATATTCAGCGTTTACTATCGAAGAATTCGAATTTTAACG GAAAAACGTGATCACTTGATGCCCTATGTTTATGCACGCATTTATCTAATCAAAGCTGTACGAGAAGTACTTAATAAGACTTTGGCTTTGTTAGATATTGAACCAGTTGAATTTATGTAA
- the LOC135958233 gene encoding zinc finger protein 37, whose product MCVVIDLDVVCLICLQPNKEMHPIFNTDVESSELQIAQKISILSELKIDQNNETLPSKICSKCLQDLKAAWRFRKNCQAAVTIFQTIVKLDDVQPRPEDSASKELAEQQIKVPQGLQIKRINNDNEGEDDKKPGESLIDKKTVAVEEFVLSNDKESSTLYEELAPQDYIQSQDNHPEEFQAMQNEIKDASKVEEEEVEFNENEEEVEHEDEDSIFVEYYLNEDALADESTIKIVNKNSSKAKSNMEEKLLRVRKQSPDMEEKQTKKRTEYLEKVNKLQPRGRTRAQNVQKVVAKSSQASQRNSVVIDDTNSSEESIIPVQPQVRQVKTRKRKSISPETKTPKICELCGNSYRFQHALNAHMRRHYNEKPFPCDFCDKAFVSNVELRRHMRVHTGQKPYACQYCERRFSDFGSRIKHERTHTGERPYHCITCGKSFAYPHVLSVHILTHTGEKRFRCDYCSKGFTKKAYLLSHVEQHHSGPTEFQVVIDDTRDSSQNQADATKSETFEECIYTTEIVNEAEMEECDEEYEDDDVNQEPDEIIITQSHMQTKLESNDDSEIHDIVEVESDEEYTIRER is encoded by the coding sequence ATGTGTGTTGTAATAGATTTAGATGTCGTATGCCTGATTTGTTTACAACCCAATAAAGAGATGCATCCCATCTTCAACACAGATGTGGAATCTTCTGAACTGCAAATTGCCCAGAAAATATCCATACTATCAGAGCTGAAAATCGATCAGAATAATGAAACACTACCTAGTAAGATTTGTAGCAAATGTTTGCAAGACTTAAAAGCCGCCTGGCGTTTCCGAAAAAACTGCCAAGCGGCCGTGACCATATTCCAGACAATAGTCAAATTGGACGATGTACAGCCACGGCCAGAAGATAGTGCTAGCAAGGAATTGGCTGAACAACAAATCAAGGTGCCGCAGGGTTTACAAATAAAACGTATTAATAACGATAATGAAGGTGAGGATGATAAAAAACCTGGGGAATCTTTGATAGACAAGAAAACCGTTGCCGTGGAAGAATTTGTGCTTAGCAATGACAAAGAAAGTTCCACGTTATACGAAGAGCTAGCACCTCAGGATTATATTCAAAGTCAGGATAATCATCCCGAGGAGTTTCAGGCGATGCAAAATGAAATAAAGGATGCAAGTAAAGTTGAGGAGGAGGAGgtggaatttaatgaaaatgagGAGGAGGTTGAACATGAAGATGAGGATAGTATTTTTGTGGAATATTATTTAAACGAGGATGCATTAGCAGATGAAAGCACAATTAAAATCGTTAACAAAAATTCTTCTAAAGCGAAATCTAATATGGAAGAAAAACTACTCCGGGTTAGAAAACAGTCCCCTGATATGGAGGAAAAACAGACGAAAAAACGAACAGAGTATTTAGAAAAGGTTAATAAATTACAACCAAGAGGCCGCACAAGAgcacaaaatgtacaaaaagttGTAGCTAAAAGTAGTCAGGCTTCTCAAAGAAATTCAGTTGTTATAGATGACACCAATAGCTCTGAGGAGTCTATAATACCAGTGCAGCCACAAGTGAGACAGGTAAAAACACGTAAACGTAAATCAATATCCCCCGAAACAAAAACTCCAAAAATCTGTGAGCTATGTGGCAATTCGTATCGTTTTCAACATGCATTAAATGCTCACATGCGACGTCACTACAATGAAAAGCCATTCCCTTGTGATTTCTGCGACAAAGCGTTCGTTTCCAATGTCGAACTCAGACGTCATATGCGTGTTCATACCGGCCAAAAACCTTACGCATGTCAATATTGTGAACGACGTTTCTCCGACTTTGGATCACGCATCAAACACGAACGCACCCATACCGGAGAACGGCCCTATCACTGCATTACGTGTGGCAAATCGTTTGCCTATCCTCATGTTCTTTCCGTTCACATACTTACCCATACGGGAGAGAAAAGATTTCGTTGCGATTATTGCAGTAAAGGATTTACGAAAAAAGCTTATCTGTTGTCACATGTCGAACAACATCACAGTGGTCCCACTGAATTCCAGGTTGTTATCGACGATACCAGAGATAGCAGTCAAAATCAGGCGGATGCCACGAAATCTGAGACATTCGAGGAGTGTATTTATACTACAGAAATCGTGAATGAAGCGGAAATGGAGGAATGTGATGAGGAATATGAAGATGATGATGTTAATCAAGAGCCTGACGAAATTATTATAACACAATCACATATGCAGACAAAATTGGAATCTAATGATGACTCAGAAATACATGATATTGTAGAAGTGGAGTCAGATGAAGAATACACAATAAGAGAGCGATAA
- the LOC135956695 gene encoding ribosome biogenesis protein NOP53: protein MSEIQKRKRISKKNKSAWRKTDIKDVETYLEDQRQEERIGTFEDKADQELFQVDVTPSEANKKKLLTEKQKRKLNAQKPMKSYQSLENTSKVQDPIKKRNIIKNHKKAGRNIEEEVYNPKKPRHFKATQDRLKTYAQVEAKLKKKASKELDNNKDLWATEDFRDKLPGLKDEKGWISKDLSVYHAQTLGLPVFKVHDSIRHRTTKAKKFEPPHPGISYNPSLEDHQNLITTVVGKEEKIIKEEKHLKRVTTEMFSKVTPEERDRLRLKEMSAGMDDDDEEEANENEPINGDATKNKDDVDAPYATINPPVENKKKSKTARNKELKQKELQKKLEEKKALKKQTADINRIKSLKAEVLAEEEELDDLKKRRKKTAFKKKFEPKRLGRLKFVEPDQDLTMPENLAGNMRNIQQESSLLVDRFKNFQKRNILPVSVATGKQKAPKVKRFTRTTHKDPGVSYQMLRDKRMAQKKKVAAPAL from the exons atgtCTGAAATACAAAAGCGAAAACGtatttcaaagaaaaacaaatcaGCCTGGCGGAAAACTGATATAAAGGATGTAGAGACATACCTAGAAGATCAACGTCAAGAGGAGAGAATTGG CACATTTGAGGATAAAGCCGATCAAGAACTGTTTCAGGTTGATGTTACGCCCTCAGAAGCCAATAAAAAGAAACttttaacagaaaaacaaaaaaggaaactGAATGCCCAAAAACCCATGAAATCGTACCAGTCTTTGGAAAACACTTCAAAAGTACAAGATCCCATAAAAAAGAG aaacattattaaaaacCATAAGAAAGCTGGACGCAATATTGAAGAAGAGGTTTATAACCCCAAGAAGCCAAGGCACTTTAAAGCCACTCAAGATCGCCTTAAAACATATGCCCAAGTAGAGGCCAAGCTTAAGAAAAAGGCGTCTAAGGAGTTGGATAATAATAAGGATTTATGGGCTACGGAAGATTTCCGTGACAAACTACCTGGTCTTAAAGACGAGAAAGGTTGGATTTCTAAAGATCTTAGTGTATATCATGCTCAAACATTGGGTTTGCCGGTATTTAAGGTGCATGATAGCATAAGACACAGAACTACGAAAGCAAA AAAATTCGAGCCTCCTCATCCGGGCATAAGTTACAATCCCTCTTTAGAAGATCATCAAAATCTAATAACAACTGTGGTCGGTAAAGAAGAAAAGATTATTAAGGAAGAAAAACATTTGAAACGTGTCACCACCGAAATGTTCTCCAAAGTAACGCCTGAAGAAAGAGATCGTTTACGTCTAAAAGAAATGAGTGCTGGCATGGACGACGATGATGAGGAAGAGGCTAATGAGAATGAGCCAATTAATGGAGATGCTACCAAAAACAAGGACGATGTGGATGCTCCCTATGCAACTATCAATCCTcctgttgaaaataaaaagaaatcaaaaacgGCACGCAACAAAGAACTCAAACAAAAAGAACTTCAAAAGAAGTTGGAAGAGAAAAAGGCCTTGAAAAAACAAACAGCAGACATTAATCGCATTAAATCCCTTAAGGCCGAGGTTTTGGCCGAAGAGGAAGAACTCGACGATTTGAAGAAGCGACGCAAGAAGACAGCCttcaaaaagaaatttgaaCCTAAACGTTTGGGTCGTCTCAAGTTTGTTGAACCCGACCAAGATCTTACCATGCCCGAGAATTTGGCCGGCAATATGCGTAACATTCAGCAAGAATCCAGTTTATTGGTGGATCGTTTCAAGAATTTCCAAAAACGCAATATTCTACCAGTCAGTGTTGCGACTGGCAAACAAAAGGCTCCCAAAGTCAAACGTTTTACACGCACTACACACAAGGATCCTGGTGTTTCCTATCAAATGCTGCGCGACAAACGTATGGCCCAAAAGAAGAAAGTGGCTGCCCCCGCATTATAG
- the LOC135957411 gene encoding dnaJ homolog subfamily C member 25 homolog produces MLVQFYQRWLISLFFLMVLPTLCLGLLDGLYCGKQNCYDVLGVTRDNTKSEIGKAYRLLARKHHPDLHRTEEAKKEAETQFKLIATAYEILKDEESRNDYDYMLDNPDEYYAHYYRYYRRRVAPKVDVRLVIIATLTIISIIQYYSGCQRYDSAIKYFATIPKYRNKALEIAKDEINEKINNKKGKNRLSKAEQREELENIIRRVVEEKMDVKGAYAKPSVWDVLWVQIIISPYTLVRWLCWQANWFWKFNICKQPYGREEQLYLIRRFMKMGQHQFDAQEDHQIEDYLHLELWQKENFDVWKLEQEEETKKKMAENPRYKAYRRYMKNHGPGRMTFED; encoded by the coding sequence ATGTTAGTGCAATTTTATCAAAGATGGCTAATAAGCCTGTTctttttaatggttttaccCACCTTATGTTTGGGTCTTCTGGATGGCTTGTATTGTGGCAAACAAAACTGTTATGATGTCTTGGGTGTGACGCGTGATAACACCAAATCGGAAATTGGCAAAGCCTACCGTCTGTTGGCCAGAAAACATCATCCCGATTTACATCGTACGGAGGAGGCAAAAAAAGAGGCTGAAACACAATTCAAATTGATAGCTACCGCTTATGAAATTTTGAAGGATGAAGAATCACGCAATGACTACGACTACATGTTGGATAATCCCGATGAGTACTATGCCCATTACTACCGTTACTATAGAAGAAGAGTCGCACCCAAGGTGGATGTACGTCTTGTCATCATTGCTACACTCACCATCATTTCCATCATACAATACTACTCGGGCTGCCAGCGTTACGATTCGGCCATTAAATACTTTGCCACTATTCCTAAATACCGCAACAAGGCTTTAGAAATAGCCAAGGATGAGATCAATGagaaaatcaacaataaaaagGGCAAGAATCGTCTATCCAAGGCGGAGCAAAGAGAAGAATTGGAAAATATTATACGCAGAGTGGTGGAGGAGAAAATGGATGTTAAGGGAGCATACGCGAAACCATCTGTGTGGGATGTGTTATGGGTGCAAATCATTATCTCACCTTATACGCTGGTAAGATGGCTATGTTGGCAGGCTAATTGGTTTTGGAAATTCAACATTTGCAAACAGCCCTACGGCCGTGAGGAACAATTGTATTTAATACGTCGTTTTATGAAAATGGGGCAACATCAATTCGATGCCCAGGAGGATCATCAAATTGAGGACTATTTGCATTTGGAATTGTGGCAAAAGGAGAACTTTGATGTGTGGAAATTGGAGCAAGAGgaagaaacaaaaaagaaaatggcTGAAAATCCCCGCTACAAGGCCTATCGTCGTTATATGAAAAATCATGGTCCTGGACGTATGACCTTCGAAGATTAG